In Melanotaenia boesemani isolate fMelBoe1 chromosome 18, fMelBoe1.pri, whole genome shotgun sequence, the following proteins share a genomic window:
- the otos gene encoding otospiralin, with product MKLLVWLSFLCLFACRPSEARVIPEGVPYDEPPAVPYWPYSTSDFWNYIEYFRSIGAYNHINEMARAFFAHQPLGDTLGYETNAGHEH from the exons ATGAAGCTGCTGGTGTGGTTGAGCTTTCTCTGCCTCTTTGCCTGTCGTCCCAGTG aggccagagtcatcCCAGAAGGAG TGCCATATGATGAACCACCAGCTGTTCCCTACTGGCCCTACTCCACCTCTGACTTTTGGAACTACATTGAATACTTCAGGTCCATCGGCGCCTACAACCACATCAACGAGATGGCTCGGGCCTTCTTTGCTCATCAGCCCCTTGGAGACACCCTGGGATATGAGACCAATGCAGGGCATGAGCATTGA